One stretch of Methanofastidiosum sp. DNA includes these proteins:
- the hydA gene encoding dihydropyrimidinase has translation MDLVIKNGTIVTATDMYEADIGIEGEKIVAIGKELSGSKEIDAKGMMVFPGFIDVHTHIEMPFMGTYSSDTWETGTRAAAFGGTTCVVDFIIQSKGGTLRAALDEWNKRSTGNAYIDYGFHMGMTDVNDDTLKEMETMILEEGIPSFKLFFAYKGALMAEDDAFYKALEKAGEFGGLIMLHAENGHIIDLYTKRLLAENKTEPMYHAVSRPSILEGEACQRAITLAELAEAPLYIVHNSCLEAVEAIHEGRERGLPIYGETCPQYLTLDEERYTEPDFNGAKYVMSPPLRSEFDQDALWFAIERGDLQVISTDHCPFFFKGQKEMGKDNFAKIPNGAPGVETRIPVMYTAGVLEDWITLNKFVELNSTNPAKMFGLFPQKGTIAVGSDADIVVFDPEKEVTISVKNLHQNTDYTPWEGMVVKGYPVTVLSRGKVVVEDGKLTGEKGWGKFVKRDRFYPL, from the coding sequence ATGGACCTCGTTATTAAAAACGGAACGATAGTTACAGCAACAGATATGTATGAAGCAGACATTGGTATTGAAGGCGAAAAGATTGTTGCCATTGGGAAGGAGCTTTCTGGCTCTAAGGAAATTGATGCGAAGGGAATGATGGTCTTCCCGGGATTTATAGATGTACATACACATATTGAAATGCCATTTATGGGCACATATTCTTCTGACACATGGGAAACAGGAACAAGGGCTGCGGCCTTTGGTGGAACAACCTGTGTTGTTGACTTTATAATTCAATCAAAGGGAGGAACCCTAAGGGCGGCCTTAGATGAGTGGAACAAAAGATCAACTGGAAATGCATACATTGACTATGGTTTCCACATGGGAATGACGGATGTTAATGATGACACACTAAAAGAAATGGAAACGATGATATTGGAAGAGGGAATCCCAAGTTTCAAACTATTCTTTGCCTATAAAGGGGCACTAATGGCCGAAGACGATGCATTTTACAAAGCTCTTGAAAAAGCCGGTGAATTTGGAGGGCTAATTATGCTCCACGCTGAAAACGGTCATATAATTGATCTATATACAAAGAGATTGTTGGCCGAGAATAAGACAGAGCCAATGTACCACGCTGTTTCAAGACCCTCAATTCTTGAAGGAGAGGCCTGTCAGAGGGCAATTACTCTTGCTGAACTTGCAGAGGCACCCCTTTACATAGTGCATAACTCATGCCTTGAGGCAGTTGAAGCTATTCATGAGGGAAGAGAAAGAGGGCTTCCAATCTATGGAGAAACATGCCCACAGTACCTTACTCTTGACGAAGAAAGATACACTGAACCGGACTTTAACGGTGCTAAGTATGTCATGTCACCACCTTTGAGATCTGAGTTTGATCAGGATGCACTTTGGTTTGCAATTGAGAGAGGGGATCTTCAGGTAATATCAACTGATCACTGCCCGTTCTTCTTTAAAGGCCAGAAAGAAATGGGTAAAGATAACTTTGCAAAGATACCAAACGGTGCACCGGGTGTTGAAACAAGGATACCGGTGATGTATACTGCAGGAGTCCTTGAGGACTGGATAACATTAAACAAGTTCGTAGAGCTTAACTCAACTAATCCTGCAAAGATGTTTGGATTATTCCCACAAAAAGGAACAATAGCAGTTGGATCAGATGCAGACATAGTAGTATTCGATCCTGAGAAAGAAGTAACAATCTCTGTAAAGAATCTTCACCAGAATACTGACTATACTCCTTGGGAGGGAATGGTAGTAAAGGGTTACCCAGTTACTGTACTCTCAAGAGGAAAAGTCGTTGTAGAAGATGGCAAGCTCACAGGAGAAAAAGGATGGGGTAAATTCGTAAAGAGGGATAGATTCTATCCATTATAA
- a CDS encoding AAA family ATPase, producing MKLLVTGVPGVGKTLVGKKLSELLNLQYINVGEFAKDNFEFPVEENEIIIDENLMGEKLDLLQDIVIDSHIPFKAEKAIVLRCNPRVLIERLRERRYSEDKIKDNILSEILDYEIYAVKELFSEENIYEVLSENADETIKGIMDIINGKGKSLKNGNHFNFLTEDNIFLIEK from the coding sequence ATGAAGCTTTTGGTCACTGGAGTACCTGGTGTAGGTAAGACCCTTGTAGGAAAAAAGCTGTCTGAACTGCTAAATTTGCAGTATATTAATGTCGGTGAATTTGCAAAAGACAACTTTGAGTTCCCAGTTGAAGAGAATGAAATAATAATAGATGAAAATCTAATGGGCGAAAAATTAGATCTACTTCAAGACATAGTTATAGATTCTCACATACCGTTTAAAGCTGAAAAAGCTATTGTCCTAAGATGCAACCCCAGAGTTCTTATAGAAAGATTACGTGAGAGAAGATACTCTGAAGATAAAATAAAGGACAACATTTTATCAGAGATTCTTGATTACGAGATATATGCTGTAAAAGAGCTCTTTAGTGAAGAAAATATCTATGAAGTTTTGAGTGAAAATGCTGATGAAACTATAAAGGGAATAATGGATATAATCAATGGTAAAGGCAAATCACTCAAAAATGGAAATCATTTTAATTTTCTTACAGAAGATAACATTTTTTTGATAGAAAAATAG
- a CDS encoding endonuclease III, producing MDNTNISEVLGVLREEIKKFSVPIVSEVAADRDPYKVLISCVLSLRTKDEVTKKASLKLFERADTANKMINLNESEIEKLIYPVGFYKTKAKRIIEMSHKILDEYGGKVPDTIDELLKLKGVGRKTANIVITLGYSKQGVCVDTHVHRISNRWGYVKTKNPIQTEFALREKLPQEHWIEYNDILVTYGQNVCVPISPKCSICPIEKYCPKISVLKHR from the coding sequence ATCGATAATACAAACATCTCAGAGGTTTTAGGTGTGCTAAGAGAGGAGATAAAGAAGTTTTCTGTACCTATAGTTTCTGAAGTTGCAGCCGATAGAGACCCCTACAAAGTTCTTATCTCTTGTGTCTTGAGCCTTAGAACAAAGGATGAAGTTACCAAGAAGGCTTCCCTCAAGCTATTTGAGCGTGCAGACACAGCCAATAAAATGATCAATCTGAATGAATCAGAGATTGAAAAATTGATTTATCCTGTGGGATTCTATAAAACTAAGGCAAAAAGGATTATTGAGATGTCCCATAAAATTCTTGATGAGTATGGCGGAAAAGTTCCAGATACAATTGATGAGCTATTAAAACTTAAAGGCGTAGGAAGGAAAACTGCAAACATTGTTATAACTCTTGGATATTCAAAGCAAGGTGTGTGCGTCGATACTCATGTTCACAGAATTTCTAATAGATGGGGCTATGTCAAAACAAAAAATCCAATTCAAACAGAGTTCGCACTGAGAGAAAAGCTCCCACAGGAGCATTGGATTGAATATAATGATATTCTTGTCACATACGGTCAAAATGTTTGTGTACCTATTAGCCCAAAATGCAGTATCTGCCCAATTGAAAAATATTGCCCAAAAATAAGCGTATTAAAACATAGATAG
- a CDS encoding NUDIX hydrolase, which yields MRRFPSLAVDIIIFFDNKLVLIKREREPFKDSFAIPGGFVEYGETVENAALREAKEETGLEVTKLTLFGVYSEPNRDPRGHTISIVFHGEGKGTPKAGDDAKELFLFDLVKIPENLAFDHNKILQDFLEKYRGD from the coding sequence ATGAGAAGGTTCCCTTCACTGGCAGTTGACATAATAATTTTTTTTGATAATAAATTAGTCCTTATAAAAAGAGAGAGGGAACCATTCAAAGATAGCTTTGCAATTCCAGGCGGATTTGTTGAGTACGGTGAAACAGTTGAGAATGCCGCACTAAGGGAAGCAAAAGAGGAAACAGGACTAGAAGTTACAAAACTAACTCTTTTTGGAGTATATTCAGAACCAAATAGAGATCCAAGAGGACATACAATCAGTATAGTTTTTCATGGAGAGGGCAAAGGTACCCCAAAAGCAGGAGACGATGCTAAAGAGTTATTCTTATTTGATTTAGTGAAAATACCGGAGAATCTTGCCTTTGATCATAACAAGATACTTCAAGATTTTTTAGAAAAATATAGAGGGGATTAA
- a CDS encoding signal peptidase I gives MDYKKEGKEIVEGIVIAVVLYLVISLTLSYALKVENPVAVVISGSMEPVYYRGDIIVIKGTDPSDIQVGDIVVYKRPYQDIPIVHRAINIIEEDGALYFVTKGDNNPFEDSYFENGKKLPGVPDYAILGKSVMKIPKLGYVTIFFKRLIGVRI, from the coding sequence GTGGATTACAAGAAGGAAGGCAAGGAGATAGTAGAGGGCATTGTAATTGCCGTTGTGCTTTACTTAGTCATTAGTTTGACTTTGTCATATGCATTAAAAGTTGAAAATCCCGTGGCAGTTGTTATTTCTGGAAGCATGGAGCCTGTTTACTATAGAGGGGACATTATTGTAATCAAGGGAACTGATCCAAGCGATATACAGGTCGGAGACATTGTTGTTTACAAAAGGCCCTACCAGGACATACCCATAGTCCACAGAGCAATTAATATAATCGAAGAAGATGGAGCCCTATATTTTGTGACTAAGGGCGACAATAATCCTTTTGAGGATTCTTACTTTGAAAATGGTAAGAAACTTCCTGGCGTACCAGATTACGCTATTCTCGGAAAGAGCGTCATGAAGATTCCAAAACTCGGATACGTGACAATTTTCTTTAAGCGCCTTATTGGAGTTAGGATATGA